One window of the Nitratidesulfovibrio sp. genome contains the following:
- the ercA gene encoding alcohol dehydrogenase-like regulatory protein ErcA has protein sequence MNDYELRKFVAPEFVFGYGAAGLAGRHARNLGASRCLVVSDQGVAAAGHTETVARTLREAGIACATFLGVSENPRDTEVMLGSEVFRAEGCNAIVAVGGGSPMDCAKGIGIVVANGGHILNYEGVDAIPKPMPPLVCVPTTAGSSADVSQFAIIRDTPRKVKIAIVSKANVPDVALVDPLTTLTKPRELTAATGLDALTHAVEAYASNAHSPVTDMFALEAIRGIGTALFDVLDDLGNRDARARMALGSMNAGLAFSNAILGAVHALSHSLGGLLDLPHGECNALLLPFVVRRNYVAAPQRYRHVAEALGVADALAAPNDEVRDALFARLTAMRRRAGFDKGLAQYGVTRDQLAELARLALDDPCLSTNPAPLDARELEELYAEAL, from the coding sequence ATGAACGACTACGAATTGCGCAAGTTCGTCGCGCCGGAATTCGTGTTCGGATACGGCGCGGCCGGTCTGGCCGGGCGGCATGCCCGCAACCTTGGCGCATCGCGCTGCCTCGTGGTGTCCGACCAGGGCGTGGCGGCGGCGGGGCACACGGAAACGGTGGCCCGCACCCTGCGCGAAGCGGGCATCGCCTGCGCGACCTTTCTGGGGGTTTCGGAAAACCCCCGCGATACCGAGGTGATGCTGGGCAGCGAGGTGTTCCGCGCCGAAGGATGCAACGCCATCGTGGCCGTGGGCGGGGGCAGCCCCATGGACTGCGCCAAGGGCATCGGCATCGTGGTGGCCAACGGCGGCCACATCCTGAACTACGAAGGGGTGGACGCCATCCCCAAGCCCATGCCGCCGCTGGTCTGCGTGCCCACCACGGCGGGCAGCTCCGCCGACGTCTCGCAGTTCGCCATCATCCGCGACACCCCGCGCAAGGTGAAGATCGCCATCGTCAGCAAGGCCAACGTGCCCGACGTGGCCCTGGTGGACCCACTGACCACCCTGACCAAGCCGCGCGAACTCACCGCCGCCACCGGGCTCGACGCCCTGACCCACGCCGTGGAGGCCTACGCCTCCAACGCGCACTCCCCCGTCACAGACATGTTCGCGCTGGAGGCCATCCGGGGCATCGGAACGGCCCTGTTCGACGTGCTGGACGACCTTGGCAACCGCGATGCCAGGGCACGCATGGCCCTTGGCAGCATGAACGCCGGACTGGCCTTCTCCAACGCCATCCTGGGGGCAGTGCACGCCCTGTCGCACAGCCTGGGCGGCCTGCTGGACCTGCCCCACGGCGAATGCAACGCCCTGCTGCTGCCCTTCGTGGTGCGCCGCAACTATGTGGCGGCACCGCAGCGCTACCGCCACGTGGCCGAAGCGTTGGGCGTGGCGGATGCCCTGGCCGCCCCGAACGACGAGGTGCGCGACGCCCTGTTCGCCCGGCTTACCGCCATGCGCCGCAGGGCCGGGTTCGACAAGGGCCTTGCCCAGTACGGGGTCACCCGCGATCAACTGGCGGAACTGGCGCGTCTGGCGCTGGATGATCCCTGCCTTTCCACCAACCCGGCCCCGCTCGACGCGCGCGAACTGGAAGAGCTGTATGCCGAAGCGCTCTGA
- a CDS encoding 4Fe-4S dicluster domain-containing protein, with amino-acid sequence MKTTRNILEIDEERCDGCGACVLDCAEGAIAIVDGKAKIVSDSFCDGLGACLGSCPQGALRIIQRDAVPFDEEAAMEHVRTRDGAQPRTGDHHAAHARPDGHGVHGHYGQAGQAGHGRQAGHGRQGGCPGSMLRSFAKSEAPMFGVAEGPVSGPGHWPLKIRLVPPTAPYLKDADVLVAADCAAAASPLFHSHFARGKVVLIGCPKFDDTDAYAQRLAEILATSGIRSMTVLRMEVPCCRGLTAALTKARELSGTTVPLNEMVMTCQGAPAPTPLA; translated from the coding sequence ATGAAGACCACCCGGAACATCCTGGAAATCGACGAGGAACGCTGCGACGGCTGCGGTGCCTGCGTGCTGGACTGCGCCGAAGGCGCCATCGCCATCGTGGACGGCAAGGCCAAGATCGTTTCCGACAGCTTTTGCGACGGCCTTGGCGCATGCCTCGGCAGCTGTCCGCAGGGCGCGCTGCGCATCATCCAGCGCGATGCCGTGCCCTTCGACGAAGAGGCGGCCATGGAACATGTACGCACGCGCGACGGCGCCCAACCCCGCACCGGCGATCACCATGCAGCCCACGCCAGGCCCGACGGGCACGGCGTGCACGGACACTACGGACAGGCCGGGCAGGCCGGGCATGGCAGACAGGCCGGACATGGAAGACAGGGCGGTTGCCCCGGCTCCATGCTCCGCAGCTTCGCCAAGTCGGAAGCGCCCATGTTCGGGGTGGCCGAAGGCCCGGTTTCCGGCCCTGGCCACTGGCCGCTGAAGATCCGCCTGGTGCCGCCCACGGCCCCCTACCTGAAGGATGCCGACGTGCTGGTGGCGGCGGACTGCGCGGCGGCGGCATCACCCCTGTTCCACAGCCACTTCGCCAGGGGCAAGGTTGTGCTCATCGGCTGCCCCAAGTTCGACGACACCGACGCCTACGCCCAGCGGCTGGCCGAAATACTGGCCACCAGCGGCATCCGGTCCATGACCGTGCTGCGCATGGAAGTGCCCTGCTGCCGTGGCCTTACCGCCGCGCTGACCAAGGCCCGCGAATTGTCCGGCACCACCGTGCCGCTGAACGAAATGGTCATGACGTGCCAGGGCGCCCCGGCGCCCACACCCTTGGCCTGA
- the hcp gene encoding hydroxylamine reductase: MFCNQCEQTAKGTGCTTIGVCGKQPEVSALQDLTVYALRGLALVALEARKEGIVDPAIDHYGAKALFTTLTNVNFDPARFQTYINEIVKHRQALAVRAGVSFASGPASFQPAATLDALGAQAEIAALTADKSDPDIVSLKQTLLYGMKGLAAYADHAAVLGQTDPEVFAFLFKGLAAGYDGVQRDLGQWVELALECGKVNLRAMELLDAGNTGTYGHPVPTQVPLGHRKNKCILVSGHDLRDLHELLKQTEGKGIDIYTHGEMLPTHGYPELKKYAHFHGHFGTAWQNQHKEFPAFPGAILFTTNCIQKPQDSYKDRVFTTGLVGWPGLVHCENYDFSAVIRKALEMPGFTDDAPGKNVLVGFGRNTVMGVAGQVIDAVKSGAIRHFFLVGGCDGAKPGRNYYTEFVEKTPKDTVVLTLACGKFRFFDKELGDIGGIPRLLDVGQCNDAYSAIQIAVALAGAFECGVNDLPLSLVLSWYEQKAVVILLTLLALGIKDIRLGPSLPAFITPNVLNFLVQNYNIKPITTPDEDLKAILG, from the coding sequence ATGTTCTGCAACCAGTGTGAACAGACCGCCAAGGGTACCGGCTGCACCACCATCGGCGTGTGCGGCAAGCAGCCCGAGGTTTCCGCCTTGCAGGATCTGACCGTCTACGCCCTGCGTGGCCTGGCCCTGGTGGCCCTGGAAGCCCGCAAGGAGGGCATCGTCGATCCCGCCATCGACCACTACGGGGCCAAGGCCCTGTTCACCACCCTTACCAACGTCAACTTCGACCCGGCCCGCTTCCAGACCTACATCAACGAGATCGTCAAGCACCGCCAGGCCCTGGCCGTGCGCGCCGGAGTTTCGTTCGCCTCCGGCCCGGCCTCGTTCCAGCCCGCCGCCACCCTGGACGCCCTGGGCGCGCAGGCCGAAATTGCCGCGCTGACCGCCGACAAGAGCGACCCGGACATCGTCTCGCTGAAGCAGACCCTGCTCTACGGCATGAAGGGCCTGGCCGCTTACGCCGACCACGCCGCCGTGCTGGGCCAGACCGACCCCGAAGTGTTCGCCTTCCTGTTCAAGGGCCTGGCCGCCGGGTACGACGGCGTGCAACGCGACCTTGGCCAGTGGGTGGAACTTGCCCTGGAATGCGGCAAGGTCAACCTGCGCGCCATGGAACTGCTGGATGCGGGCAACACCGGCACCTACGGCCACCCCGTGCCCACCCAGGTGCCCCTGGGCCACCGCAAGAACAAGTGCATCCTCGTCTCCGGCCACGACCTGCGCGACCTGCACGAACTCTTGAAGCAGACCGAGGGCAAGGGCATCGACATTTACACCCACGGTGAAATGCTGCCCACGCACGGCTATCCGGAACTGAAGAAGTACGCCCACTTCCACGGCCACTTCGGCACCGCCTGGCAGAACCAGCACAAGGAATTCCCCGCCTTCCCCGGCGCCATCCTGTTCACCACCAACTGCATCCAGAAGCCGCAGGATTCGTACAAGGACCGCGTGTTCACCACCGGCCTCGTGGGCTGGCCCGGCCTTGTGCACTGCGAGAACTACGACTTCTCCGCCGTGATCAGGAAGGCGCTGGAAATGCCCGGCTTCACCGATGACGCGCCCGGCAAGAACGTGCTGGTGGGCTTTGGCCGCAACACCGTCATGGGCGTGGCCGGACAGGTCATTGACGCGGTGAAGTCCGGCGCCATCCGCCACTTCTTCCTGGTGGGCGGCTGCGACGGCGCAAAGCCCGGCCGCAACTACTACACCGAGTTCGTGGAAAAGACCCCCAAGGACACCGTGGTGCTCACGCTGGCCTGCGGCAAGTTCCGCTTCTTCGACAAGGAACTGGGCGACATCGGCGGCATTCCGCGCCTGCTGGACGTGGGCCAGTGCAACGATGCCTACTCGGCCATCCAGATCGCCGTGGCCCTTGCCGGTGCCTTCGAGTGCGGCGTGAACGACCTGCCCCTGTCGCTGGTGCTCTCGTGGTACGAGCAGAAGGCCGTGGTCATCCTGCTCACCCTGTTGGCCCTGGGTATCAAGGACATCCGCCTCGGACCGTCACTGCCCGCGTTCATCACCCCCAACGTGCTGAACTTCCTGGTGCAGAACTACAACATCAAGCCCATCACCACTCCGGATGAAGACCTGAAGGCCATTCTGGGGTAA
- a CDS encoding acyl-CoA dehydratase activase, with protein MPVARLVAGVDVGSTAAKAVVLDTASRIVVGVAVTPTGWNPRDTGEAVLHAALREAGTDRDALIRVVGTGYGRISLPFLHRTVTEITCHARGAHHLAPDTRTVLDVGGQDSKVVAVDERGNVRDFVMNDKCAAGTGRFLQVMTGVLDMSLDELGDAALRGTPVPLNSMCAVFAETEVIGLIAQGVSKDDLAASIVASVARRLKALTGRVPLVPGCAFTGGLATNPAFARIFSDTLGLAVTVSDMPQATGALGAALIAAQDVAAG; from the coding sequence ATGCCCGTTGCCCGTCTGGTTGCCGGAGTGGATGTGGGCTCCACAGCCGCCAAGGCCGTGGTGCTCGACACCGCCTCGCGCATCGTAGTGGGTGTGGCCGTCACCCCCACCGGCTGGAACCCCCGCGATACCGGCGAGGCCGTGCTGCACGCCGCCCTGCGCGAGGCCGGAACCGACCGTGACGCCTTGATCCGCGTGGTGGGCACCGGCTATGGCCGCATCTCCCTGCCCTTCCTGCACCGCACCGTTACCGAAATTACCTGCCATGCGCGCGGCGCGCATCATCTTGCGCCCGATACCCGCACCGTGCTTGACGTGGGCGGGCAGGACAGCAAGGTGGTGGCCGTGGACGAGCGCGGCAACGTGCGCGACTTCGTCATGAACGACAAGTGCGCTGCCGGTACCGGGCGTTTCCTGCAGGTCATGACCGGCGTGCTCGACATGTCTCTGGACGAACTTGGCGATGCCGCCCTGCGTGGCACCCCCGTGCCGCTCAACAGCATGTGCGCCGTGTTTGCCGAAACCGAGGTCATCGGCCTCATCGCCCAGGGCGTCTCCAAGGACGACCTGGCCGCCTCCATCGTGGCCTCCGTGGCCCGCCGCCTGAAAGCCCTGACCGGCCGCGTGCCCCTTGTGCCCGGCTGCGCCTTTACCGGCGGCCTTGCCACCAACCCCGCCTTTGCCCGCATTTTTTCCGATACCCTCGGCCTTGCCGTCACCGTGTCCGACATGCCCCAGGCCACCGGGGCTCTTGGCGCCGCCCTCATCGCGGCGCAGGACGTGGCAGCGGGGTAG
- a CDS encoding double-cubane-cluster-containing anaerobic reductase, which yields MTWESIERLKTAAERNALAISEVKAAGRKVVGLYCLYSPAEIALAAGAVPVVLCGTRNDPIATAEQVLPRNLCPLIKSSFGFAMEGSCPYLSAADLVVADTTCDGKKKMFELLGEMKPVHLLHLPSTPGDEALPFWREQLAGLVKRVENDFGVTITDQNLTDAIKLANRERRALKALMDLPQMEPAPVTGMQMLEMLFKLGFFPDRETIIELAEGVVNEVQAAAEAGTLPERKGGPRILLTGVPVGMGSHKVVRLIEECGGQVVCMENCTGYKKADLVAETGDPLTALARRYLSTPCSVMAPNQGRFDLLEQLVADFLPHGVVDLTWQACHTYNVEAYKVRNFLRDKFDLPSLHIETDYSEADAEQLKVRIEAFLEMIG from the coding sequence ATGACGTGGGAGAGCATCGAGCGGCTGAAGACGGCGGCGGAACGCAATGCCCTGGCCATCAGCGAGGTCAAGGCGGCGGGCCGCAAGGTGGTGGGGCTGTACTGTCTGTACTCGCCGGCGGAAATTGCGCTGGCGGCGGGCGCGGTGCCGGTGGTGCTGTGCGGCACGCGCAACGACCCCATTGCCACGGCCGAGCAGGTGCTGCCGCGCAACCTGTGCCCGCTCATCAAGAGCAGCTTCGGGTTCGCCATGGAAGGTTCGTGCCCGTACCTTTCGGCGGCGGACCTGGTGGTGGCGGACACCACCTGTGACGGCAAGAAGAAGATGTTCGAACTGCTGGGCGAGATGAAGCCCGTGCACCTCTTGCACCTGCCGTCCACGCCGGGCGACGAGGCCTTGCCCTTCTGGCGTGAGCAACTGGCGGGCCTGGTGAAGCGGGTAGAGAACGACTTCGGGGTGACCATCACCGACCAGAACCTGACCGACGCCATCAAGCTGGCCAACCGCGAGCGGCGCGCGCTAAAGGCGCTGATGGACCTGCCGCAGATGGAACCGGCCCCGGTGACCGGCATGCAGATGCTGGAAATGCTCTTCAAGCTCGGGTTCTTCCCTGACCGCGAAACCATCATCGAACTGGCCGAAGGCGTGGTGAACGAGGTGCAGGCGGCGGCCGAGGCCGGAACGCTGCCCGAACGCAAGGGCGGCCCGCGCATCCTGCTGACCGGGGTGCCCGTGGGCATGGGCTCGCACAAGGTGGTGCGGCTCATCGAGGAATGCGGCGGCCAGGTGGTGTGCATGGAAAACTGCACCGGCTACAAGAAGGCCGACCTGGTGGCCGAGACGGGCGACCCGCTTACCGCGCTGGCGCGCCGCTACCTGTCCACGCCGTGTTCGGTCATGGCGCCCAATCAGGGCCGCTTCGACCTGCTGGAACAACTGGTGGCCGACTTCCTGCCGCACGGCGTGGTGGACCTGACCTGGCAGGCCTGCCACACCTACAACGTGGAGGCGTACAAGGTGCGCAACTTCCTGCGCGACAAGTTCGACCTGCCCAGCCTGCACATCGAGACGGATTATTCCGAGGCCGACGCCGAACAGCTCAAGGTGCGCATTGAGGCGTTTCTGGAGATGATCGGCTAA
- the kup gene encoding potassium uptake protein → MSTQEPISASFAPSGASASPAPFIEPGATQPTHGANRLLPLALAALGVVYGDIGTSPLYAIKECFHGLHALPVTPTNILGVLSLVFWALTVVVTLKYVLFIMRADNDGEGGIFALLALLRDGARDGAPRQVPGSDDTTPGGTAKPAPAPAVSRFRRLLPVVGIFGAALLYGDGVITPAISVLSAVEGLEVATEAAAPFVLPITIGVLVGLFMAQRHGTERIGRVFGPVMVVWFAAIAALGLVAALRNPQVFAAISPTYAVRFFIENNLHGIVVLGSVVLCITGGEALYADMGHFGARPIRLSWMAVVFPALMCNYLGQGAMLLADPALSFNPFFALVPRPLLYPMVALSTVATVIASQAMISGVYSLTQQGIQLGFVPRMRIIHTSEETRGQIYLPGVNWLLMIACVGLVLAFRESSRLAGAYGIAVTATMGMTSLLYYAVARQRWGWRAWQALPLVALFLAFDAAFLSANLLKIMDGGWFTLLLAIGIMVLMLTWRDGRAALSVRFAAASVPFGTFLDGVRRTKPLRVPGTAVFMSVNPTGTPLPLLHHYKHNHTLHQTVVLLTIVAEPSPFVPRPDRLVVHNLGEGFHRMVARYGFMQTPRVPELVQLAAARGLPMRMETTTFFVGRETLLIGSGNRMAGWRKALFAFMSRNAWNATTFFGIPPGRVIEIGAQVEL, encoded by the coding sequence ATGTCCACACAAGAACCCATTTCCGCATCCTTCGCGCCTTCCGGCGCCTCCGCTTCGCCCGCGCCGTTCATCGAACCCGGCGCCACCCAACCCACCCACGGCGCCAACCGCCTGCTGCCGCTGGCCCTTGCCGCGCTGGGCGTGGTGTACGGCGACATCGGCACCAGCCCGCTCTACGCCATCAAGGAATGCTTTCACGGCCTGCATGCCCTGCCGGTGACGCCCACCAACATTCTGGGGGTGCTTTCGCTGGTGTTCTGGGCGCTGACCGTGGTGGTCACCCTCAAGTACGTGCTGTTCATCATGCGCGCCGACAACGACGGCGAAGGCGGCATCTTCGCCCTGCTGGCCCTCCTGCGCGACGGTGCCCGAGACGGCGCGCCCCGGCAGGTCCCCGGCAGCGACGACACGACCCCGGGCGGCACGGCGAAGCCCGCCCCCGCCCCTGCCGTCTCGCGCTTTCGGCGCCTGCTGCCGGTGGTGGGCATTTTCGGTGCCGCGCTGCTGTACGGCGACGGGGTGATCACCCCGGCCATCTCGGTGCTGTCCGCCGTGGAGGGGCTGGAGGTGGCCACCGAGGCCGCCGCGCCCTTCGTGCTGCCCATCACCATCGGCGTGCTGGTGGGGCTGTTCATGGCCCAGCGGCACGGCACGGAACGCATCGGCAGGGTGTTCGGCCCGGTAATGGTGGTGTGGTTTGCGGCCATCGCCGCGCTGGGCCTTGTGGCCGCGCTGCGCAACCCGCAGGTGTTCGCCGCCATCAGCCCGACCTATGCCGTGCGGTTCTTCATCGAAAACAACCTGCACGGCATCGTTGTGCTGGGGTCGGTGGTGCTGTGCATCACCGGGGGCGAGGCGCTGTACGCCGACATGGGGCACTTTGGCGCCCGGCCCATCCGCCTTTCGTGGATGGCCGTGGTCTTCCCGGCGCTGATGTGCAACTACCTGGGCCAGGGCGCCATGCTGCTGGCCGACCCGGCCCTGTCCTTCAACCCGTTTTTCGCGCTGGTGCCGCGCCCGCTGCTGTACCCCATGGTGGCGCTGTCCACGGTGGCCACGGTCATCGCCTCGCAGGCCATGATATCCGGCGTGTATTCGCTGACGCAGCAAGGCATCCAGTTGGGCTTCGTGCCGCGCATGCGCATCATCCACACCTCGGAGGAAACGCGCGGCCAAATCTACCTGCCCGGCGTGAACTGGCTGCTGATGATCGCCTGCGTGGGGCTGGTGCTGGCCTTCCGCGAATCCAGCCGCCTGGCCGGGGCCTACGGCATCGCCGTCACCGCCACCATGGGCATGACCTCTCTGCTGTACTACGCCGTGGCGCGCCAGCGCTGGGGCTGGCGGGCCTGGCAGGCCCTGCCGCTGGTGGCGCTGTTCCTGGCCTTCGACGCAGCGTTCCTGTCCGCCAACCTGCTCAAGATCATGGACGGCGGCTGGTTCACCCTGCTGCTGGCCATCGGCATCATGGTCCTGATGCTGACTTGGCGCGATGGCCGGGCCGCCCTTTCCGTCCGCTTTGCCGCCGCCTCGGTACCCTTCGGCACCTTCCTTGACGGAGTGCGCCGCACCAAGCCCCTGCGCGTGCCGGGCACGGCGGTGTTCATGTCCGTGAACCCCACAGGCACGCCGCTGCCCCTGCTGCACCACTACAAGCACAACCACACCCTGCACCAGACGGTGGTGCTGCTGACCATAGTGGCCGAGCCGTCTCCCTTCGTGCCGCGGCCCGACCGGCTGGTGGTGCACAACCTGGGCGAAGGCTTTCACCGCATGGTGGCCCGCTACGGCTTCATGCAGACCCCGCGCGTGCCCGAACTGGTGCAGCTTGCCGCCGCGCGCGGCCTGCCCATGCGTATGGAAACCACCACCTTCTTCGTGGGCCGCGAAACCCTGCTCATCGGCAGCGGAAACCGCATGGCGGGGTGGCGCAAGGCGCTGTTCGCCTTCATGTCGCGCAACGCCTGGAACGCCACCACCTTCTTCGGCATTCCGCCGGGGCGGGTCATCGAAATCGGCGCGCAGGTGGAACTGTAG
- the thrS gene encoding threonine--tRNA ligase: MNVTIEGQVFDVQSGVSCRDALKGALSGKKFKNVVACRCNGTPLDLTATVPADTTTIEPVFADSPEGIELIRHSAAHIMAEAVQKLFPGVKVTIGPAIDTGFYYDFDYERPFSVDDLEAIEAEMQKIVAAAHPFSRTEMTKDEAVALFEGMGETYKVEIVRDIPADTVSVYRSGDFVDLCRGPHIPDTSFVKAFKLLSVAGAYWRGDEKNRMLSRVYGTAFADPKALKDYLHQIEEAKRRDHRKLGQQLDLFAFHEDVAPGMVYWHPKGMLLRTILEDFLRKEHLKRGYELVQGPQLLRREVWEKSGHYENYRENMYFTVIDDNAYGVKPMNCVSHMLIYKSHLRSYRDLPRRMFELGVVHRHEKSGVLHGLLRVRQFTQDDAHILCRPDQLEAEIIGVIGLVRDLMGLFGFDYRIVISTRPEKSIGSDEDWDRATNALIGAVATAGLAYTINEGDGAFYGPKIDIKVTDAIGREWQLSTIQVDFTLPDRFDLVYIGQDGERHRPVMVHRAILGSLERFIGVLTEHFAGAFPTWIVPVQARLLTVTDAQNDFAMGARDQLAAAGLRVEADTRNEKLGYKVREAQLEKIPYILVVGDKEVEAGGVNVRLRSGENLGLKTLAEVAEMIKADCQEPFKRGGMSYSFS; the protein is encoded by the coding sequence GTGAACGTGACCATCGAAGGACAGGTGTTCGACGTGCAGTCCGGCGTCTCCTGCCGTGACGCCCTCAAGGGCGCCCTGAGCGGGAAGAAATTCAAGAATGTCGTAGCCTGCCGCTGCAACGGCACCCCGCTCGACCTTACCGCCACCGTGCCCGCCGACACCACCACCATCGAACCGGTCTTCGCCGATTCGCCGGAAGGCATCGAGCTCATCCGCCACTCCGCCGCGCACATCATGGCGGAAGCGGTGCAGAAGCTGTTTCCCGGCGTCAAGGTGACCATCGGCCCCGCCATCGACACCGGGTTCTACTACGATTTCGACTACGAGCGCCCCTTCTCCGTGGACGACCTCGAAGCCATCGAGGCGGAAATGCAGAAGATCGTGGCTGCCGCGCATCCCTTCTCGCGCACCGAAATGACCAAGGACGAGGCCGTGGCCCTGTTCGAGGGTATGGGAGAGACCTACAAGGTCGAGATCGTGCGCGACATTCCGGCAGACACGGTGTCCGTGTACCGCAGCGGCGACTTCGTGGACCTGTGTCGCGGCCCGCACATTCCCGATACCAGCTTCGTTAAGGCGTTCAAGCTGTTGTCCGTGGCCGGGGCCTACTGGCGCGGCGACGAGAAGAACCGCATGCTTTCGCGCGTGTACGGCACTGCCTTCGCCGATCCCAAGGCCCTGAAGGATTACCTGCACCAGATCGAAGAGGCCAAGCGCCGCGACCACCGCAAGCTGGGCCAGCAGCTGGATCTGTTCGCCTTCCACGAGGATGTCGCCCCCGGCATGGTCTACTGGCATCCCAAGGGCATGCTGCTGCGCACCATCCTCGAGGACTTCCTGCGCAAGGAACACCTGAAGCGCGGGTATGAACTGGTGCAGGGGCCGCAGCTTCTGCGCCGCGAGGTGTGGGAAAAGTCGGGCCACTACGAAAATTACCGCGAAAACATGTACTTCACTGTCATCGACGACAACGCCTATGGCGTGAAGCCCATGAACTGCGTCTCGCACATGCTCATCTACAAGAGCCACCTGCGCAGCTACCGCGACCTGCCGCGCCGCATGTTCGAGCTGGGCGTGGTGCACCGCCACGAAAAATCGGGCGTGCTGCACGGCCTTTTGCGCGTGCGCCAGTTCACCCAGGACGATGCCCACATCCTGTGCCGCCCCGACCAGCTGGAAGCCGAAATCATCGGCGTCATCGGCCTTGTGCGCGACCTGATGGGCCTGTTCGGGTTCGACTACCGCATCGTCATCTCCACCCGGCCGGAAAAGTCCATCGGCTCGGACGAGGACTGGGACCGCGCCACCAACGCGCTCATCGGCGCGGTGGCCACGGCGGGGCTTGCGTATACCATCAACGAGGGTGACGGCGCCTTCTATGGCCCCAAGATCGACATCAAGGTCACGGACGCCATTGGCCGCGAGTGGCAGCTGTCCACGATCCAGGTCGATTTCACCTTGCCTGACCGATTCGACTTGGTGTACATCGGGCAGGATGGCGAGCGCCATCGCCCGGTCATGGTCCACAGGGCCATCCTGGGTTCGCTCGAACGCTTCATAGGCGTGCTTACAGAACATTTTGCCGGGGCCTTTCCCACGTGGATCGTCCCCGTTCAGGCGCGCCTTCTGACCGTCACCGACGCCCAGAACGACTTCGCCATGGGTGCGCGTGACCAGCTTGCGGCCGCCGGCCTTCGGGTAGAGGCCGATACGCGCAACGAAAAGCTGGGCTACAAGGTCCGCGAAGCCCAGTTGGAAAAGATCCCTTACATCCTCGTGGTGGGGGACAAGGAAGTGGAGGCCGGGGGCGTCAACGTGCGGTTGCGCAGTGGCGAAAACCTTGGCCTCAAGACCCTTGCCGAAGTGGCGGAAATGATCAAGGCGGACTGCCAGGAACCGTTCAAACGTGGAGGAATGAGCTATAGCTTCTCCTAA
- the infC gene encoding translation initiation factor IF-3, with protein sequence MRRDIPQDTVRRNEQVRAREVRVIGADGEQLGILSRNDAIAHAKELGLDLVEVAATADPPVCRVMDYGRFKYEQQKKKAEAKKNQTVIQIKEIKVRPKTDDHDYDTKVRHIRRFIEEGDRCKVTVFFRGREIVHKDRGQSILDRIVEDTKDIAKMDQEARAEGRTLFMMLAPLPKK encoded by the coding sequence ATGCGCCGCGATATCCCGCAGGACACCGTGCGGCGCAATGAACAGGTCCGTGCCCGCGAAGTGCGGGTCATCGGAGCGGACGGCGAACAACTCGGCATTTTGTCGCGCAACGACGCCATCGCGCACGCCAAGGAGCTGGGCCTCGACCTCGTCGAGGTGGCCGCCACGGCCGATCCGCCCGTGTGCCGCGTGATGGACTACGGGCGCTTCAAGTACGAGCAGCAGAAGAAGAAGGCCGAGGCGAAGAAGAACCAGACCGTGATCCAGATCAAGGAAATCAAGGTCCGGCCCAAGACGGATGACCATGACTACGACACCAAGGTCAGGCACATCCGCCGCTTCATCGAGGAAGGCGACCGCTGCAAGGTCACCGTCTTCTTCCGCGGACGCGAAATCGTCCACAAGGATCGCGGCCAGTCCATTCTCGACCGTATCGTCGAGGATACCAAGGACATCGCCAAGATGGACCAGGAGGCCCGCGCCGAAGGCCGCACCCTGTTCATGATGCTCGCTCCGCTGCCGAAGAAATAG
- the rpmI gene encoding 50S ribosomal protein L35: MPKMKTRRSAAKRFSVTGSGKFKRRKQNLRHILTKKNAKRRMRLGQSATVDSTNEKAVRRMMPYA, encoded by the coding sequence ATGCCCAAGATGAAGACCCGGCGTTCCGCCGCCAAGCGCTTCTCCGTGACCGGCAGCGGCAAGTTCAAGCGCCGCAAGCAGAACCTGCGCCACATCCTCACGAAGAAGAATGCCAAGCGCCGCATGCGCCTCGGCCAGTCCGCCACCGTGGACAGCACCAATGAAAAGGCCGTGCGCCGGATGATGCCCTACGCCTAG
- the rplT gene encoding 50S ribosomal protein L20 has product MRVKRGLASHRRHKKYLDAAKGFRGGRSKLYRTAREAVERSWMYAFRDRKVKKREFRKLWILRINAGARMHGLSYSKFMHGLTLAGISLNRKVLADLAVREKEDFAKLAQLAASKLN; this is encoded by the coding sequence ATGCGCGTGAAGAGAGGTCTCGCCTCACACAGGCGTCACAAGAAGTATCTGGACGCGGCCAAGGGTTTTCGTGGCGGCCGCAGCAAGCTGTACCGCACCGCCCGCGAGGCCGTTGAACGTTCGTGGATGTACGCGTTCCGCGACCGCAAGGTGAAGAAGCGCGAATTCCGCAAGCTGTGGATCCTGCGTATCAACGCTGGTGCCCGCATGCACGGTCTGTCGTACAGCAAGTTCATGCACGGCCTCACCCTTGCCGGCATCTCCCTGAACCGCAAGGTGCTTGCCGACCTTGCCGTGCGCGAGAAGGAAGATTTCGCGAAGCTGGCGCAACTCGCCGCCTCGAAACTCAACTAA